GGCCTTGCCGTCCGGCGTAACACCGTCGGCAGGCTTGTCCAGCGCGATAGCCAGGTAGTTCCGGGCCAGCGGCTTCACGGCTTCAGTCAGCTTGTCCTGGCCCTGTCCGTTACCAACAGTCTTGATGACGTAGCTCGACTCCGCCGTGCCGCCCGCGTCCGCGAACATGGTGGCGTTGCGCAGCGGCTCCGGGGTGATGTTGACGCCGTCGCGCAGGACCTGGAAGCCGATGCTGTCCTTGTCCAGGCCCAACATGCGCCAGCTCACCGTGACGCCTTGGTCGGTCAGGACGGCGACCGGTGCACGGTCCAGGTTTTCCACTTGGCGCTTCAGCGATGCTGTGTCCTTCGCGGCAGGCACGACGCCGGGAAGGTTGGCTTGCGCTGCCTGCGGGACCTGGGCCGGGACTGCTTGCGCGAGCGGGACACCCGTCAGCGCGATGGCGGCGGCTGCAAGGGAAGCGGAGGCGGCGAGGGGCACTGCTTTCCACGCACGGCCACGGGCGGAGCGGTAGGAACACTTTGAGGGGTATTTCAAAGAACATCTCCTTTGATGCTGGGCGACAGGGGGTCTGCACACCAGTGTTGGAACGTTTCACTCAAGGAGACAGTGCCACCTCGCCTGGTGAGCAAGAGGTTGAAGTCCGCGAGAAAACGCTTTCCGCCAACAAGGTTTACCAGCGCTTCAACCCCCCGGTCAAGGGTTTGACAGGAAATGACTGTGAGACTTCGGTGCTATTTGTTCGAAGTTGTCCGAAATATTTGAGCAGGTAGGAAACCTGCGTCACCCACAACCGTCTCTTCACCACTAGCTTTGGCGTCGCCTGAACGTGCAAACAACCTCATTGGGTTACTTGCTGGGATCTGACCTTCAAAGTAGGTGGGGAAGGTACGCCGAAGGTGGTTTACACGCTGGACTTGCCGGGCTGGACCGCTGGACTTGCCGGGTTGGACCGCTGGTGGGAGCTCACTGTCAGCACCGGTTACACAGGGTAATCAAAAAAGTGTAATCGGTCACACTTCGCCGGATTCGCTTGTCAACCATGGTGGGCAACATGAACCATGAATGAGGGAATTCGTTCCCATACAAGCTGAATCAGCAATCCTCACCGACGAGGATGCGGCCCCGGGCGAAGAGGCTTGGGGCTGATAACGGCCTGAGTGAAAGTACTGACAATGACGACACATACTGACTCCATCACGCTGAAAATCTGGGACAAGTCGGCCATCGACCACACCATCGATGCCGCCGTCCAGTCCCTCTCACACCGGGCAGCTGCAGAAAACTGCGGAATCGCAGTCACCCTGAGCGGACCCAAAACCTTCACCGTGAGCCTGAGCCGCTAAGCAGCTCACAGCAAACGCAAGAGGACGACGCCGGTACTTGCCGGCGTCGTCCTCTTGCGTTTAACACTCGTCCCCGAAGCGTCCAAAACGTACAAGTGGTCCTCGAATCCACATCGTGACGGCATTCCTCAAGTCCTGAGCAAACCTTGATATTTCCTTGACGATTTCCCTGCGCATTTCTTGCGTTGGCGTTGGAACTCTAAGTGAGTCAACGCTTCAACGCACGAACGGAGGGATCATAATGCTCGCGGAAATCACGGAATACACGGCCGACACAGGCTCACTGGCCACGGCCACCTCACCCCGCGGATCCCACCGTGCAGCCGGTGGCGTGGTCACCGTCCTGGTGCCGGCACACAACGAATCCGCCGGCATCACCGAGACCCTTACCTCGCTGAACAACCAGACCCACCGCCCGGACCGCATCATTGTGGTGGCGGACAACTGCACCGACGACACCGAGTCGCTCGCGCTTGCCCAGGGCGTCGAGGTCCTGCGCACCGTCGGCAACAAGGACAAGAAGGCCGGAGCCCTGAACTTCGCCCTTAGCGAGCTGCTTCCGGATGCCGACCCCGAGGACTTGATCCTGGTTCAGGATGCGGACTCCCAGCTCGCCCTCGATTTCATCGAAAACGCCACCAAGAACCTGTTGGCCGACGAACTGCTCGGCGCAGTGGGCGGAGTGTTCAGCGGCGGCCCCGGCGGCGGTTTCGTCGGACACCTGCAGCGCAACGAGTACGCCCGCTATGCCCGCGACGTGAAGCGCCTCCACGGCAAGTGCCTGGTGGTCACCGGAACGGCAGCCCTTTTCCGGGTCAAGACACTCCGTGACGTGGTTTCAGCCCGGCTGCAGGGCACCCTTCCTCCGGGCAACGGCAAGGGCGGCGTCTACGACACCTCGGTCCTGACCGAAGACAACGAACTTTCCTTCGCCCTGCTGACCCTCGGATACCGCATCGCATCTCCTTCCAACTGCACCCTGGTCACCGAGGTCATGCCCACCTGGCGTGAACTTTGGGCACAGCGGCTTCGCTGGAAGCGCGGCGCTGTTGAGAACTGCGTGCAGTACGGGTGGACCAAAATCACCAGGCCGTACTGGGGACGCCAATTCCTGTCCATGATCGGCGTCATGGTGACACTGGCCTACTTCGGCTCCATCATCTTCGCTTTCACCACCGGAGCGGGCCTGAACCTCCACCCCTTCTGGATAGCAGTTACCGCAATCTTCGTCCTGGAGCGCATCGTAACCCTGCGCTTCCGGGGCTGGAGGTACATGTTGCTGGCCGCAACCATGTACGAAACCGTCATAGATATGTTCCTCCAGGCCGTTCACGCCAAGGCGTACCTGGATGCAGCACTCAACAGAAAGAAAGTTTGGTAATCGACTCATGTACAACAATCCAGCAGCCCCCTCGCAGGAGCCACCGCAGCCGGAATGGGCTCAGGAGCACTCGCAATGACCGGAGCGGGCGATCTCTTCTGGTTCGCACTGGCTGCTTTCGCCATGCTGGCACTCGGCCTCGCCGTCAAGAGGATCGTCCCCGTCAGGGCGCAGAAGAACTAACCAGGCCTGGCAGTCCCGCAGTTGTGTCGCTTACCCCCCAGCGCGACACAACTGCGGGTTTGTCATTTAAATAGCCCCTGATTGTGTAGCCCGGAGATCAGGTGACCGGAGCCGAAACCGCCGAGAACTTGGCCACCGTTGTGTAGCCGGCTTTGGTGCCGGTGACCCTGACCCTCATCGTGTCAGCCTGGTCAGCGCCTACCAGGGTGTAGGTCTTGGCGGTGGCACCGGTGATCGCAATACCCGAGCGGTACCACTGGTACGTCAGCGTGGTTCCGGACGTCCAGGTACCTGGGTTTGCTGTCAGTGTGGAGCCCACGCTCAGCGTCCCGGTGATGGTTGGTGTGGGTGCCACCAGAGTCCCCGCAACCACTGTGGCTGTGGGCGCTGATTCCTTGGTGGTGGTCGCGTGCCCGGTTTTGGTTCCCGTCACCCTTACCGTCAATGTGGTTCCCTGGTCCGCTGCAGCCAGAGTCCTTGTGGCAGCGGTGGCACCGGAGATCGCCGCACCGTTCCTGTACCACTGGTAGGTCAGGGCAGTTCCAGTGGTCCAGGTTCCGGGGTTGGCTGTCAGCGTTGACCCCACAGCCACTGTGCCGTTCACCGTTGGAGTGGGAGCCGTCAACGGAATGCCCGGCACGAAGGAGAAATCACGGATAGTGACCGTTTCAGGACCGACCTGGGCAGCATCGCCGCCTCCGCCCCCGGTCACCCACAGGTTGAAGTGGATTTGTTCTTTGGCCGGCAGCGGAACCGTGGATCCTTGCAGGATCGTCTTTTTCAGCAGCGTTCCGCTGTAGCCTTCCCCAGCGAAGGTCTCAAAGGTCAGCTTGCCTGGTTCCCAGACCATTCGATGGGTGAGGATAGGAGCATTCGTGACGTCGAAGGTGACGGTGTTGTTGCCCTGGCCTGGAGGCTTCGTTGCATCGAACCAGTACCCGTGACCTTGGGTGACAGGCCAGTCTTCACCGTAGGCAGCC
Above is a genomic segment from Arthrobacter sp. YN containing:
- a CDS encoding glycosyltransferase family 2 protein yields the protein MLAEITEYTADTGSLATATSPRGSHRAAGGVVTVLVPAHNESAGITETLTSLNNQTHRPDRIIVVADNCTDDTESLALAQGVEVLRTVGNKDKKAGALNFALSELLPDADPEDLILVQDADSQLALDFIENATKNLLADELLGAVGGVFSGGPGGGFVGHLQRNEYARYARDVKRLHGKCLVVTGTAALFRVKTLRDVVSARLQGTLPPGNGKGGVYDTSVLTEDNELSFALLTLGYRIASPSNCTLVTEVMPTWRELWAQRLRWKRGAVENCVQYGWTKITRPYWGRQFLSMIGVMVTLAYFGSIIFAFTTGAGLNLHPFWIAVTAIFVLERIVTLRFRGWRYMLLAATMYETVIDMFLQAVHAKAYLDAALNRKKVW